Proteins from a genomic interval of Lathamus discolor isolate bLatDis1 chromosome 11, bLatDis1.hap1, whole genome shotgun sequence:
- the ADA gene encoding adenosine deaminase — MERGVRVFEDPKVELHVHLDGAIRPETILHFGRKRGVPLPGSTVDDLLKHVSYKTPLTLTQFLEKFNHYMPAIAGDREAVRRIAYELVETKAKEGVIYVEVRYSPHLLANCSVDPIPWGQTEGDLTPDEVVNLVNQGLQDGERDFRIKARSILCCMRHMPSWSPEVVELCKKYQNNSVVAIDLAGDESLKVEDSSEHKKAYEEAERCGIHRTVHAGEAGPPAMIKEAVYLLKAERIGHGYRVLDDPELYKELLRAKMHFEVCPWSSYLTGACLPDFGKHPVAQFRKDRANYSINTDDPLIFNSNIYKDYSIVKDYMGFTEEEFKRVNINAAQSSFLPEKEKQELLNKLYEAYGMVPNAS, encoded by the exons GTAGAGCTTCACGTCCACTTGGATGGAGCCATTAGACCAGAAACAATCCTGCACTTTGGCAG GAAAAGAGGGGTTCCTCTCCCCGGCAGCACTGTTGATGACCTCCTGAAGCATGTCAGCTACAAAACACCACTGACGCTTACCCAATTCCTAGAGAAGTTTAATCACTACATGCCCGCCATTGC GGGTGACCGTGAGGCGGTGAGGAGGATTGCCTATGAGCTCGTGGAGACGAAAGCAAAGGAAGGCGTCATCTACGTGGAGGTCCGGTACAGCCCTCACCTCCTGGCCAACTGCAGCGTGGATCCCATCCCCTGGGGCCAGACCGA gGGAGACCTCACTCCAGATGAAGTCGTTAACCTCGTAAATCAGGGACTCCAGGATGGAGAAAGGGATTTCCGCATCAAAGCCAGGTCTATTCTATGCTGCATGCGCCATATGCCAA GCTGGTCTCCAGAGGTGGTGGAGCTCTGCAAGAAGTATCAAAACAACTCTGTGGTGGCCATTGACCTGGCTGGGGATGAGTCTCTGAAAGTGGAGGATTCCTCCGAGCATAAGAAGGCTTATGAG gaagCTGAAAGATGTGGGATTCACCGTACTGTCCATGCTGGGGAGGCTGGCCCGCCTGCCATGATCAAAGAG GCAGTTTATCTCCTGAAGGCTGAGCGCATTGGTCATGGCTACCGTGTCCTGGATGATCCTGAGCTCTACAAGGAGCTCTTGAGAGCAAAGATGCATTTTGAG GTCTGTCCTTGGTCCAGTTATCTCACTGGTGCATGTCTTCCGGACTTTGGGAAACACCCAGTAGCACA GTTTAGGAAGGATCGTGCTAATTATTCCATAAACACGGATGACCCCCTCATCTTTAACTCCAATATTTACAAGGATTACAGCATAGTGAAGGACTACATGGGCTTCACTGAAGAGGAGTTCAAGAGAGTG AACATCAACGCAGCTCAGTCCAGCTTCTTAcctgagaaggaaaagcaggagctgctcaACAAGCTGTATGAAGCCTATGGGATGGTCCCCAATGCATCGTGA